The nucleotide window CAGTGAGGTTCTGGTCCTCTTCCTGCTGTCTGATTGGTCAGACAGAGCCAAGGGGTTGACGCTGGCTGTACAGCCCTGACCGCTGGCCTGCAATATGACCCTGCTGCAGAGGAGACACGTCATTAGTCAGAGCCATGTTGTTGGTCAGAGTGTAGGTAtacatgggtgtgtgtgtgtgtgtgtgtgtaaactttaCCTTAGGGACTGTGATGAAGACCTGGTGTGAATCTTATTctcttcttgtctgtgaaaacacaaataacatgACATTAGATCAATTATTGAGCGATATGAGAGGAAAGGGGAACGGACAGAGGAGTAAAAGACTGTATGAAGATGGGCAAGAAGGTTTAAACTAAAATCTTGATAGTGTTAGGCTTGTGCACAGATCGTTATTGCAGCTTCAGCAGCCAGGTGGGATTAGTAAAGCCAAGTCATACCAGAAAAAGCCAGAGGTGGGTGGCACTACACAACTTAAGAGGGActgcatttacattttctgaaagTTATTATTTTCATCACAAGGGCTTAACTGTCTGGCAGGGTTTACTTTTAAGAGTTGGCACTCCGGTCGACATAATAAGCAGCAAAGCatgatgtttaaaaataacaggATGAAGGTAACAGTGGGACAAAAATCACTATGCACAGAAAATGATGACAATGACAAGACAGGAGCCTCGGATGTTTTAGGTTTTTTAAACTGGCTCTGCTCATCAGCTTTAGGTTTACTGTGCTTGCAGAAAGAATAAAAGTAATAGGATTATTTTTGAACAAATTCCTGATTTGGGttgggaattaaaaaaacaaacaaaaaaacaaactggggGCTCACTTACAGCATTCTCAGTTAGAGCTCCGGAAGGGGGGGCAGGACAGGTTTTTTGGGGGCTGACGGGCGGCAGAACTCATTGAAATCCTAACCCGTCTATACAGAAATGCAGGATGGGAGAAGGGAAGCCATACACAATCCACCACAGGGCAAGGCTACACAGGGAGGAGAGCAGCATGGCTACCAGCCATCTGAAAGGAGGACAAATCCAACATCAAGAGCAAAcggaaaaagggggggaaaaaaggaaggagAGACAAGAGACGTCCGGGCAGGACACAAAGCCTCTGATGTTCTGCTTTTCCACTGGGACTGGATTAGATGAAATACCTCTCAAAAGACCCTCGCATCCAAGTGCCAGTCAGCAAGTTTTTGTTCTTCACTTGCTCTGTTGTGTTAGCAGTTTGCTTTATACTTAGAACTCGACCAATGTGGGAATTATGAAGTAGATGTCGATATTtgagggtttaaaaaaagaaaaagaagaagctagTAGTAGAAAGACAGTAGATATAGGATTAGAGAACATTAAATTGTTATTAATCATCTAAATCAAAATTAATAACCAAAGGAAAAGACGTATATTTTAAAGCAAACAAagttaagaaaaataaaattgcaGCCTAAAAAGCCTTTGACAGCAATTTCAGCCAAAATATACATtgatatctatatatatgtaatgAGCAAATAGCCGGTCGGCCAATATATCGGTCGAGCTGTGTAATACTTTGGTCATAAGGACAAAATGgtacaaaaaaatatgtaagcATCTATTATCAAATTTTGTTTCACAAAAACggaccattaaaaaaaagctggcAGAGACAAAAACCTAAAAGGACTACACAAAGTTCAGATGGTATGTGTACACTGATCCAGTCACAGaagcaatgcaaaaaaaaaaaaaaactatttgcaaTGAACCCGGCCCAACATTAATTTCATGTTAGACACGCGTGCACGTCCAAGGGTTTCATGCCTGTTGCCATGCATGAAAAGGCAGAAAAGAATGTTTGACATGCACTTCAGTATTacataataaaaactaaagtgGAGCCCGAATGTGACGTTCAGCTGGAACTTAGATGTTTGTGTATAAACGCATACACCGATAAGGCATATGGTCTAAAGTGTGAACAAATCTCCCTTCTGCCTCAACACCCTCCTGAGAACGGATGAAAAATGACCTCATCAGAAGCTCACATATGTTTTAGAATCCTAAAAATTAGAATGAGGATCAGGAGGAATTTCCCATCCCGTCAATGCCATTTAATGCCCCTAATTAAACTAGTAAAAACACCTCAGGCAACACACCCAAGTACTTCTGGCAATTTCCAAGAACAGCTACAGCTTAAATGGCTGAGCAGGCAAGTTAGTTACTTCAAACAATGAGGAAGTACCTACTGCAGATCAGAACAAGGACCAAGTGTCCCTCACTCACATTCTTTCTTGAGACGTGCCAAGTCAGCAATGCAAGCCAAGCACTAAACCATTTTCATCTAATCCAGATCTTATGTAAAACCATGATTAGTTGAAAACTGGTGCTGCTGTTAACAAGTACAGCAGGCTCAACTCTGTAACCCAGAGCATATCCCAGATCAGCTCAGCATGTCCATGAGAGGCAAATAATGGAAGGCgagtaaaatgtaatgcatCCACTAAGTGCATATCCATGTCACACCATGGTcatccaaacaaaacaaaacactcaaAGCCATACCATTCACTGGCATAGCAACCATTTCTACAGGAAGAGGATgtcagcccaaaaaaaaaaatagaaaaaaaaggaagtgacGTGCACTTACCTCCATCATACAAAACCTCAcatcctctctctgtttttcctctccccctctctttctctgcctctctcagCTATCTTTTGAACGGCAGGCAACACATCGGCCACACCATGCCCATGAGGCTGCAGCAGAACACTACCACCTGCCTGACATGGGACAACAAAAGCCAAAGCCATATGGATACATTGGCAGAGGCCAGTCAACCCCCCTCAGCCAGGCTGACACCAAACCTCCCACAGCTGGATTTACACTGGCACAAATGATGTGGACTTTAATTTAGACAAGAACCATCAGGGAAGCAAACTAAAAAAACCTATAAGGGTTTGTCCTGTTCTGATAACTGTAGGGGGTTAGCATTAGCCCTTTAGCATCTCCTGTTGGAACACAATGCTTCCATGGAGATGGCTAGTCTCACGTTACAGTTGTGCAGCTGTGCTCTAATGCTCGCTCCTCACAAAAAGATAGGCtagaaggaaaaagaaactaAAAGATGTCAAAATAACCGTGACATGATAACCTAGACAATAGAAAGCTCTATAGTGATTTGACCTTTATATTTACTTgggatttattttaaagctgtTTACTGAAGACACTTTGCAGATTACCAATCCTGCGGTAGAACTAACCCATCGGTTAGATCTTTAACTTCCACATCTTTTGTGCCTTTCTGAATCCAGGTTGCactaaaaggtttttttcctgGAAGATTGTACATCAGATAACTGCAATCCAGTCCTCCAAACAACTCAATCACTCGCTCTAATATTTGACCTACTACTTCCTTAACTTAATGTTCATCCTCATCACTCACTCGGTATAGATGAAAATGCCATAACTTATATTACACTTGATCTTCATGTGATGGGACCAAATCATAATCAGAGGAACCAGAAGAGgacacaaaatcaaaaacaaaaaacagagttACTGAAATAATACAGCGATGCCGCCTGGTTCCTTCATTTAATGATGAATTAAAATATTATGATGAAACTGCTGTGGTCGGAGTAGCAGCCCAAACAGATTAACCATGCCTAAAACCTGACACAGAAGGACAGTTAACCACCCGGAATAAACACTGAGGAAAGGACAAAGCTCATCAAATGAAGTGATAAATGTAACACAAAAATCCTTCACAGTCTGACtgaaatcatatatatatatatttatatatatatatatatatatatatatatatatatataaaatgtttttcaaatcaTGAGTTACTTatgatttgaaaaacaaaactactCTATATGTGTAATGACCACAGACACTAACAAGGAGAGGCGTCGCTCACTTGACAGTAATAAAACATGTCGGCGTGATGCATGATGGGACTTGCAGGCTGCCAGGGTACTTACGAAAGGGAACCTGAGGATGATCTGGCCTGCCTCTTGCTCTTCAGAGCTCGCAGTTTATCACCCTGTGTAAGGCCATTTCTCTCCTCGTCATCATTATACtgcaaaaacagagaaaaagctATGAATAGACAAAATGGTATGTCCCATCTTTGCTTTCAAAAATCCTGCAGCAAAGTCTGTACCTGAAAACGTGGCAAGAGCGTCATTTAAAACTCACCAGGTCCATATCTTCTTTCTTGGAGGCCCTGTTCTTGTTGCTCCCGTTGATGGTTATGTCATCCACACCAGTCAGGATCCTGGTTACAGCGATCTTGCCATTCTCTTGTTCATTTAACATCTTCTCCCGGAAAACATCTCCCTCTGCCCACAGACTGTTCTGCTTACTGTAGAACAAGATGTCAGCAAACGTCAAAATAAAcccactttttttttgccaaaatccGTACCACTCCCGCCTTAATTATTAAGATTTTTCAGCAGATTGTCACTGGTTTGAAGTGGGCGTGGCTCAGTTGGGAAAAGGTAATGTCATGTTTCTGTACACCAATCATAAGCATTGCTAGGGTGGCTGCGTtcgaaaaaatgtcaaaatgtttgcCAGATTGGATGTCTCCATTAGAAACTGGGGAAAGCACCTGAGCTTTCTGGAAGGCTCTAAAAGCTTTGAGCTCGGAAGAGACGTGTATGATGGAGGCACGGGCTGGTTTCAAATTAGACCGCGGGTTGAAAGTCTAGGTTTCAAAACCACTAACACTTTCCGTCATACTGTTCCTAAGGTATgggttattcttttttttataaaagtggTCAAAGAGAAAAACTGCAGTTTAGAAATCCCTCTCCCTggcagtgtgcagtgtgtttaaaaatgaaatacattgtgtttttttacccagatatatatatatatatatatatttaaagctGTAATCACAATACCGTTTTATTTTTGCTGAAGATTATCATACTGTCAGAATCCTATACCGGCCCGTGCCTAGTATATTAGGCTTATGGTGTTGTGACTGTTGTCATTTATACACAATGTTTATTTGGtgtattgtctattttgttataTAGTTGTGAATATCATAGttactgtgtcatcttttctGATTTTTTGTTTAGGTGGATGGTCATGACAAAGTATCATCTtgtttacaaatttaaaaaataaaaaataaaactcttaatcccaacaacaaaaatatcaaaaggaGAAATACTTAAGATTTGAAATCTGTGACATTTTGAAATTGCTGCTCCACCTACTCTTCAACAAAGTTCTGCTGAGGCCCAATGATGGACCCCGGTCGGCAGATCCGTATCCAGGCAATGGCCTCTGCGGCACTCAGGCAGTAATGTTTCATCATGTAACAGCCGATTAGAGTGCCAGTCCTCCCCAGACCCGCTGAATGTGATACAAAGTGGAAAGGCCTTTAATTGTGCAATAACAGGACACTGAGCAGAGTCTATACAGCTACAAGCGCAGAAGTGTCTTGCACCAACTACAATCAGCCATCCACAATGTTTTTGCACTGTGAATGAGGGTTAGAAGTCGTACCCTTGCAGTGGACAGCGATGGCTCCTTCTGCGTTCTCACAGATGTTGAGGAACTTCCTGACGATGGCGTCGTTTGGTGTACTCCCGTCCACAAAGAACAGATCGTGGTGCTCAAAGCCAGATTCTGTAAAACGCCTGGCGTCATACATCTTCTTGTTGAGTCTGATGATCGTGGTGATGTTATGATTCCTGAAGTATGGGATGTAGGCCTCAGGAGCGTGCAAAGGGTACCCTAAGGTCAGAGGAAAAACAGTATTTTACAAAGTGTTAAAATACAGTAAGGTGAGGACATTGTTTTAACAGTAGATTAGAACCTTGACTTACCATTCTCTATTTTGCTTTTTGGATGAGGCCCACTGAAAGCAAGGAACTTTCCTGGAATGATCCAGTTTAAGTCTCCATTTTCTGCCCTCTCATAGTGCTCATATTCTTCCAAGTCAAAGTTGGAGAAGTCGAGCCAGCCATACTGCAGAGCCTGGTAGATGGTTAATAGAGAGAGttaatttcataaaaaaaaggagcatgacaaagcaagaaagaaaaataaatcaatctttAAATGACGTACCTTGTGAACACCACGAAGACAATCTAGGATGTGCAGGTTGTACATGCAGGTTCCAAACGAAGCATCTCTGAAACATAAAATATGCCGACAGTCTTTATCAGCCCAACACACTGAGGctctccggggggggggggattggtagctggagaggtacCACTTCACCTTGAGCCAGACGCAAGACacctaacccccccccacactcagGGTGCTGATCCAGCTGGCACTCTGAcatccatttgtgcatgtataggtcctgagcatgtgtgtgtatttcagacctgtgtgtagtgattactaataaacagagtgtaaattgtaatctTTATTTCCCATTAAATATGTCTAATGCAAGGATATAAATTCACATATATATCTCACATATCCCACTCTCCAAATATCTTGTTCAGCAGACTGATCTCATAAACTGGCGTATGTTTGACACGCCAACTTGTATGCCATTATTGTAGTGTTATCAACCCACTTgcttggcctccattgacttacattaccttgcgatcGCATGTGAATTGACGCcatagcgagtagtatgaaagggtgAAAACGTATGTTTACGTTGTGACGTTGCAGACGTATCTGTCTGCTCTGAGAATGATTGGGATTAGTCATTCACTGGGCAGTCTGATCCAAAACCAAAATGTATCTAAAATCggaatactttgtttttttaacagacaAATTATTAAGGTGATTTTGAAATTGGTCTTGAAAAAGCTAAATATTCTATGAGACTTTTGTAGATGACAATGTGGATACTGAAACCATACAATGCCCAGCCCAAGCTGCAGTCACTCGTAGTTGCTTAAAATAGGAACCCAAGCTAAATGTGAAATGGATAGTACTAGTGTATTTTTACCTGAATGGAATATATGTTGAATTCCTTGACACGAGCAGACTGTAGGCATCCTCTGGCATCATGTTTAGATGCATTACCTTTAAACACAAATGTTTAATCAGCAAGTGTGTCTTGTTTTACATGCTGATATAAcctcattacattacatatcatttagctgacgcttttatccaaagcagcTTACAATTTTACAAGCTGTACGTAACATGTGTGTCTGTTCACCACTTACTGCATATGAGCCGATTAGGTAGGCGGCGTTGGCTTGTTTCTTCTGATCTCCACAGGTGTAAAATATGATCTTCTTTCTTGAGAGCGTAATGGACTGTGAAGAGACATTCAAAGCAAACGTATGAACTGACAGGCGATAGCGTATTTAATTCACTTACAAATTTATAATAGTAAATGTAGACATTCAAGTAACCTCCAGTGGCtgaacaaaaaagtaaatttctCATTGATAAAAAGGTATTTAACGCGTAAATTAAATAATGACTTTCTACATAGGTGGTGGGGTGAATCCCAATTAACACAACTGTAAGCTAAGACAGTTTGGGCATCATCAGACAGTTATGTACGAGAGCTGGAGAGAGGCTGAGTCATCTGTGTCCAAACGTCTGTGCCATAGAGCCTTGACAGCGGAGACACAAGTTGGCAAAAACCAGGGGTATAATAGACTGCAAAACGTTGACATGTATTACTGACTGACCTGCAAAAAACTATAACACTACTTTATTTTGACTACCAATGCAAGGATAAATAGATGTCGATTTACCTATATTGTTTGGAATTGTTTTCAAATttctaaatatataaaagagatatATTGATTGACCTGGGTTTTGCCTCCCATCCTCTTTTCCAGGAAGTACACATTAAGAGCAGCAGTTTACTTTACCGTGAGCTTCTTTGTCAGCTTGCAACAGAAGCGATAAAACATGGCCAGATTTAGGGGACCAAAGTCCGCATAGAagctgagagagaaagggagagaaagggagagagagagacagagagggagggagggagggagggagaagaagagtgtgtgtcagagaggcTATTTACGCAACCAGCTACGGTCTCTGGAGACTGTTCACCAGATAGAATGATCTACCTCCGACTGAAACAGTAAAACACTGACAGAGTAAAACATTTGATACTAAAGTTGGTCACTCAGAACCGGAAACCAAGCTGCAAAGACAAGAGGTCTGTTCTGTTCCACTGGCACAAAAAGGGTTCTGAAACGTCAGTTGCGTCATCTCCTGATGCCAAGAGCCCATTTAAACAGCCGTGCACTGCAAAAAAAGTGCTTTTATATGTTTTGTTTGCCTCTAATTTTTAATGCGGTTGTGGTCATTTGGAGTTCTTCCAACAGTAAAGggttatttccttttttatcttAAACATTGCACCAACATACTTTATATATAGACAgatatttagatatttattgatcccaaaaaaatggggaaTTACAGTTACAGTAGCAAAATCAGttacacagcacagaatataaatagaaatgaaatactaggatacaatatacatacatacactaaacatggaataaaaataggaataaaatataagaacaaatatttgaatatatacaggatgggaatacaaaatgtgcaactgcttaagtagtatgctaaaatgtaaataaaacaattgtgcagtattgtggagtctcagagtcttatcagcacccagtgatgacgtggtaaagagttttattgcctgtggtaggaataatttcctgcgtgtgtgtgtatatatacatatatagtgaAACGTTTTATGGTGTAAAAACAATTATAATAGTCTGCATAACTTAATACTTATGACTAGTGCAATTAAAGCAAAAATCACTATGGTCTGAATTTGTTCTGTGCAAGCCTTCTCACATCATCACTATGGAGAAGATATTTTTTAGATGACTGCCGATAATAAAAGGTGAGACGTTGTGGGTCGattgaaaaatgtcttttattgcAGTCAAAGAAGTGCAAAGGTCAGGTCTAAAAGCCCAGAAATAATGCAGCAAGGAGCTGCACGTCCAATATGCAAAGATGTGATGAAAACTGAAAACTTACTTCTCATATGACAGCTCTTCATCTATGCAGAAACAGTGGCGTTCAGCTGTGTTCTTGATTTTTTGCTTTAGTATGGCAAAATAGAGTTGATCtgcaggagggagaggaggagagggggagaggaggaggaggggggggggggggggggtagggcgACACCATAAAGAGGCAGTATACTTGCCGTATTGTCATGCATACAACATTATGTTGTCTCTGATTTCCCTCAAACCTTAAATTCTGTATATACAAATACTTCTTTAATGATATTTCTTGCAACTTACCCTTGATAAACTCAATACATCTGGACGAAACATCGTCCGCGCTCATCTTGGCCACAGTTTTGAACATGACTGTTTTTGCAGAGAAACGTACGAGGTTGATTTTCTTCACGAGGACTGTCGCATACTGATTAAAAACATCCACTGGTATCGCGCAcggagtttaaaaaaaagaaagtaagtaaaaaacaaagCGTTATCAAAAAGGTTTTTGAGCCTGATTGTAACTCTCCGGGACAAGAAACTTATCAGTcgaagagagggaaggagagttTGTGCAACTGCGCactctgctaaaaaaaaaaaaaatcacctccGTACGACTCCTCCCCTACCCTGGTCCGCGGGACGCTATTGGCTGCGACAGATGCAGGCCGTTACATGATTGGAGAAACAGTCTGTCAGTCGTGCTCTGCCCCGCCCGTTTCAGTTTAAAGTTCTCTACTTGAGACACATGATAGGCCCCGGGAAAGTCGCCCAAACGGTTGCTAGGGAGATCCCTCAGCCAATCAAAATTGTGATTTACACTTCGACGaacctccctctctctgatTAG belongs to Etheostoma spectabile isolate EspeVRDwgs_2016 chromosome 5, UIUC_Espe_1.0, whole genome shotgun sequence and includes:
- the cdc14b gene encoding dual specificity protein phosphatase CDC14B isoform X6 yields the protein MKRKSERRRAESRKKRCAAHSEAELNSDIYTEITDQLYFAILKQKIKNTAERHCFCIDEELSYENFYADFGPLNLAMFYRFCCKLTKKLTSITLSRKKIIFYTCGDQKKQANAAYLIGSYAVMHLNMMPEDAYSLLVSRNSTYIPFRDASFGTCMYNLHILDCLRGVHKALQYGWLDFSNFDLEEYEHYERAENGDLNWIIPGKFLAFSGPHPKSKIENGYPLHAPEAYIPYFRNHNITTIIRLNKKMYDARRFTESGFEHHDLFFVDGSTPNDAIVRKFLNICENAEGAIAVHCKAGLGRTGTLIGCYMMKHYCLSAAEAIAWIRICRPGSIIGPQQNFVEDKQNSLWAEGDVFREKMLNEQENGKIAVTRILTGVDDITINGSNKNRASKKEDMDLYNDDEERNGLTQGDKLRALKSKRQARSSSGSLSQEENKIHTRSSSQSLSRVILQASGQGCTASVNPLALSDQSDSRKRTRTSLPANGLGGSHSIPKARAPLLR
- the cdc14b gene encoding dual specificity protein phosphatase CDC14B isoform X4; translated protein: MKRKSERRRAESRKKRCAAHSEAELNSDIYTEITDQLYFAILKQKIKNTAERHCFCIDEELSYENFYADFGPLNLAMFYRFCCKLTKKLTSITLSRKKIIFYTCGDQKKQANAAYLIGSYAVMHLNMMPEDAYSLLVSRNSTYIPFRDASFGTCMYNLHILDCLRGVHKALQYGWLDFSNFDLEEYEHYERAENGDLNWIIPGKFLAFSGPHPKSKIENGYPLHAPEAYIPYFRNHNITTIIRLNKKMYDARRFTESGFEHHDLFFVDGSTPNDAIVRKFLNICENAEGAIAVHCKAGLGRTGTLIGCYMMKHYCLSAAEAIAWIRICRPGSIIGPQQNFVEDKQNSLWAEGDVFREKMLNEQENGKIAVTRILTGVDDITINGSNKNRASKKEDMDLYNDDEERNGLTQGDKLRALKSKRQARSSSGSLSQEENKIHTRSSSQSLSRVILQASGQGCTASVNPLALSDQSDSRKRTRTSLPANGLGGRRTVSKGRKACSSLQSIRFSRLCHSIPKARAPLLR
- the cdc14b gene encoding dual specificity protein phosphatase CDC14B isoform X1; this translates as MKRKSERRRAESRKKRCAAHSEAELNSDIYTEITDQLYFAILKQKIKNTAERHCFCIDEELSYENFYADFGPLNLAMFYRFCCKLTKKLTSITLSRKKIIFYTCGDQKKQANAAYLIGSYAVMHLNMMPEDAYSLLVSRNSTYIPFRDASFGTCMYNLHILDCLRGVHKALQYGWLDFSNFDLEEYEHYERAENGDLNWIIPGKFLAFSGPHPKSKIENGYPLHAPEAYIPYFRNHNITTIIRLNKKMYDARRFTESGFEHHDLFFVDGSTPNDAIVRKFLNICENAEGAIAVHCKAGLGRTGTLIGCYMMKHYCLSAAEAIAWIRICRPGSIIGPQQNFVEDKQNSLWAEGDVFREKMLNEQENGKIAVTRILTGVDDITINGSNKNRASKKEDMDLYNDDEERNGLTQGDKLRALKSKRQARSSSGSLSQEENKIHTRSSSQSLSRVILQASGQGCTASVNPLALSDQSDSRKRTRTSLPANGLGGSSLCHTRLVKSLGNLHVVAGDREPMCWEPCGSHRDTASATANTGALINLNMAQVHLQSLHSQS
- the cdc14b gene encoding dual specificity protein phosphatase CDC14B isoform X3, translated to MFKTVAKMSADDVSSRCIEFIKDQLYFAILKQKIKNTAERHCFCIDEELSYENFYADFGPLNLAMFYRFCCKLTKKLTSITLSRKKIIFYTCGDQKKQANAAYLIGSYAVMHLNMMPEDAYSLLVSRNSTYIPFRDASFGTCMYNLHILDCLRGVHKALQYGWLDFSNFDLEEYEHYERAENGDLNWIIPGKFLAFSGPHPKSKIENGYPLHAPEAYIPYFRNHNITTIIRLNKKMYDARRFTESGFEHHDLFFVDGSTPNDAIVRKFLNICENAEGAIAVHCKAGLGRTGTLIGCYMMKHYCLSAAEAIAWIRICRPGSIIGPQQNFVEDKQNSLWAEGDVFREKMLNEQENGKIAVTRILTGVDDITINGSNKNRASKKEDMDLYNDDEERNGLTQGDKLRALKSKRQARSSSGSLSQEENKIHTRSSSQSLSRVILQASGQGCTASVNPLALSDQSDSRKRTRTSLPANGLGGSSLCHTRLVKSLGNLHVVAGDREPMCWEPCGSHRDTASATANTGALINLNMAQVHLQSLHSQS
- the cdc14b gene encoding dual specificity protein phosphatase CDC14B isoform X5; amino-acid sequence: MKRKSERRRAESRKKRCAAHSEAELNSDIYTEITDQLYFAILKQKIKNTAERHCFCIDEELSYENFYADFGPLNLAMFYRFCCKLTKKLTSITLSRKKIIFYTCGDQKKQANAAYLIGSYAVMHLNMMPEDAYSLLVSRNSTYIPFRDASFGTCMYNLHILDCLRGVHKALQYGWLDFSNFDLEEYEHYERAENGDLNWIIPGKFLAFSGPHPKSKIENGYPLHAPEAYIPYFRNHNITTIIRLNKKMYDARRFTESGFEHHDLFFVDGSTPNDAIVRKFLNICENAEGAIAVHCKAGLGRTGTLIGCYMMKHYCLSAAEAIAWIRICRPGSIIGPQQNFVEDKQNSLWAEGDVFREKMLNEQENGKIAVTRILTGVDDITINGSNKNRASKKEDMDLYNDDEERNGLTQGDKLRALKSKRQARSSSGSLSQEENKIHTRSSSQSLRVILQASGQGCTASVNPLALSDQSDSRKRTRTSLPANGLGGRRTVSKGRKACSSLQSIRFSRLCHSIPKARAPLLR
- the cdc14b gene encoding dual specificity protein phosphatase CDC14B isoform X2; this translates as MKRKSERRRAESRKKRCAAHSEAELNSDIYTEITDQLYFAILKQKIKNTAERHCFCIDEELSYENFYADFGPLNLAMFYRFCCKLTKKLTSITLSRKKIIFYTCGDQKKQANAAYLIGSYAVMHLNMMPEDAYSLLVSRNSTYIPFRDASFGTCMYNLHILDCLRGVHKALQYGWLDFSNFDLEEYEHYERAENGDLNWIIPGKFLAFSGPHPKSKIENGYPLHAPEAYIPYFRNHNITTIIRLNKKMYDARRFTESGFEHHDLFFVDGSTPNDAIVRKFLNICENAEGAIAVHCKAGLGRTGTLIGCYMMKHYCLSAAEAIAWIRICRPGSIIGPQQNFVEDKQNSLWAEGDVFREKMLNEQENGKIAVTRILTGVDDITINGSNKNRASKKEDMDLYNDDEERNGLTQGDKLRALKSKRQARSSSGSLSQEENKIHTRSSSQSLRVILQASGQGCTASVNPLALSDQSDSRKRTRTSLPANGLGGSSLCHTRLVKSLGNLHVVAGDREPMCWEPCGSHRDTASATANTGALINLNMAQVHLQSLHSQS
- the cdc14b gene encoding dual specificity protein phosphatase CDC14B isoform X7, producing MKRKSERRRAESRKKRCAAHSEAELNSDIYTEITDQLYFAILKQKIKNTAERHCFCIDEELSYENFYADFGPLNLAMFYRFCCKLTKKLTSITLSRKKIIFYTCGDQKKQANAAYLIGSYAVMHLNMMPEDAYSLLVSRNSTYIPFRDASFGTCMYNLHILDCLRGVHKALQYGWLDFSNFDLEEYEHYERAENGDLNWIIPGKFLAFSGPHPKSKIENGYPLHAPEAYIPYFRNHNITTIIRLNKKMYDARRFTESGFEHHDLFFVDGSTPNDAIVRKFLNICENAEGAIAVHCKAGLGRTGTLIGCYMMKHYCLSAAEAIAWIRICRPGSIIGPQQNFVEDKQNSLWAEGDVFREKMLNEQENGKIAVTRILTGVDDITINGSNKNRASKKEDMDLYNDDEERNGLTQGDKLRALKSKRQARSSSGSLSWLVAMLLSSLCSLALWWIVYGFPSPILHFCIDGLGFQ